A genomic window from Aethina tumida isolate Nest 87 chromosome 4, icAetTumi1.1, whole genome shotgun sequence includes:
- the LOC109605461 gene encoding gephyrin, with translation MALTFSIITVSDTCFAKEKNDTAGPLLRQKILDVFPSSEIYKTAIVPDDVDKIKEELLSNINASNIIFTVGGTGFSKRDVTPEATKQVIDREANGLSYAMLSKSLQVTDFAMLSRAVCGIKDKSIIINLPGSSKAALECFGFIQKAIPHAVDLLLDRSSKVKTTHNNLQNNLSCSLTINPAERSRTSKFPMLDMDQATKTVLSHMEPLNSLELVPVEKSLHRILAHDVVCKQPIPAVDTSIKDGYAAKSSDGVGVRKVRSAVAAGSAPVNTPLQNGEIIRISTGAPVPLGADAVVQVEDTSLVKSEGGEEVEVSINVEPNVGQDIRFVGSDVRVGELVIKGNSRITAAHIGVLAMLGYTDIHVHQKPSVGIISTGNELRQPGEALKPGQIIDSNKPTLMNLLKEYYYEGNDCGVARDTPEEVLNVLTKAFEKNDVVISSGGVSMGEFDLIKPVLVEYFKADVHFGRINMKPGKPTTFATLMFNGKKKYFFGLPGNPVSSGVTCVLFVIPTLRKLERSIDIDFPVAKCVLKDSLRNRDVRPEYVRVSVVYKNGALEATSTGSQVSSRLNSLLGANGLMVVPGKTEQAQGQSYDTVIISNVLFE, from the coding sequence ATGGCTCTCACATTCTCCATCATCACAGTGAGTGATACATGCTTCgccaaagaaaaaaatgacaCAGCTGGCCCACTACTAAGACAAAAAATTCTAGATGTATTCCCCTCATCCGAAATATACAAAACAGCCATAGTACCTGACGACGtagacaaaattaaagaagaaTTGCTATCAAACATAAACGCCagcaatataattttcactGTTGGAGGCACAGGATTCTCTAAAAGGGACGTGACCCCAGAGGCAACCAAACAAGTAATCGACAGAGAAGCTAACGGATTATCCTACGCAATGCTGTCTAAAAGTTTACAAGTTACAGATTTTGCCATGCTCTCTCGTGCAGTTTGCGGCATCAAAGACAAGTCCATAATCATAAATTTGCCGGGCAGCTCCAAGGCAGCTCTAGAATGCTTCGGTTTCATACAAAAAGCTATTCCACATGCCGTCGACTTACTGTTGGACAGGTCGTCAAAAGTTAAAACCACACACAATAACcttcaaaacaatttaagCTGCAGTCTCACTATTAACCCAGCTGAAAGATCTCGCACGTCGAAATTCCCAATGCTGGACATGGACCAGGCGACGAAAACAGTTCTTTCACACATGGAACCTTTGAACTCGTTGGAATTGGTTCCGGTCGAAAAGAGTCTCCACAGAATACTAGCCCACGATGTAGTCTGTAAGCAACCCATACCAGCCGTTGACACGTCAATTAAAGACGGTTATGCCGCAAAAAGTAGCGACGGCGTAGGAGTCAGAAAGGTCAGATCTGCCGTAGCCGCCGGTTCGGCACCAGTAAACACCCCCTTGCAAAACGGAGAGATCATAAGAATAAGCACCGGTGCCCCCGTTCCGTTGGGGGCCGACGCTGTGGTCCAAGTGGAGGATACGAGTCTTGTAAAAAGCGAGGGAGGTGAAGAAGTGGAGGTTTCCATAAATGTGGAGCCGAATGTTGGCCAGGACATTCGGTTCGTGGGAAGTGATGTGAGGGTCGGCGAGTTGGTAATCAAAGGAAATTCGAGGATAACCGCCGCGCACATTGGAGTGTTGGCGATGTTGGGATACACCGACATCCACGTCCACCAGAAACCGTCCGTCGGCATCATTTCGACCGGCAACGAGCTTCGCCAGCCCGGCGAGGCTCTGAAACCCGGACAGATAATAGACAGCAACAAGCCCACTCTGATGAACTTACTTAAGGAGTATTATTACGAGGGCAACGACTGCGGAGTTGCCCGGGACACCCCGGAAGAGGTGTTGAACGTACTTACTAAAGCTTTCGAGAAGAACGACGTTGTCATTTCTTCCGGAGGCGTCTCCATGGGTGAATTCGACTTAATCAAACCTGTGCTGGTTGAGTACTTCAAGGCGGATGTGCACTTCGGAAGGATCAATATGAAGCCAGGAAAACCCACCACTTTTGCCACGTTGATGTTCAATGGGAAGAAGAAGTACTTCTTCGGTTTGCCCGGCAATCCTGTATCAAGTGGAGTAACTTGcgtattatttgtaataccCACACTCAGAAAACTGGAAAGGAGCATTGACATCGATTTTCCTGTGGCCAAATGCGTTTTAAAAGATAGTCTCCGAAACAGGGATGTAAGACCGGAGTATGTGAGAGTTTCGGTCGTTTACAAAAACGGAGCTTTGGAGGCAACTTCGACAGGATCTCAAGTTAGTAGTAGACTAAATAGTTTGCTGGGAGCAAATGGCCTCATGGTGGTTCCTGGGAAGACGGAACAGGCACAAGGCCAGTCATACGACACTGTTATAATCTCAAATGTACTATTCGAATAA
- the LOC109605465 gene encoding uncharacterized protein LOC109605465 — protein MAPPGVSSSSEGNGPKHQMNGTSEKKIVVLDGGFATQLSCHVDKPIDGDILWSSRFLATDKEAVINSHLDFLRAGADIIMTNTYQADVNLYAQHLDMTREQGYNLIKESVELAKTAIKRYAEEFPFSRQPLIVGSVGPYGASLHDGSEYSGSYAKTTPLEVMREWHLPRITALVEGGVDILGLETIPCKAEALMLVELLKEKFPGVKAWLSFSISSDGKTIANGDNFQETAKLCYDTNPSQLVAVGVNCLAPRFVENLISGINKDRKKNPIPLIVYPNSGENYNVELGWINRDKCEPVETYVSRWLDLGVTWIGGCCRTYAIDVSRICREVEKWRRNEQEKQHPSS, from the exons ATGGCCCCACCAGGTGTAAGCAGCTCCTCAGAAGGCAACGGCCCCAAGCACCAAATGAACGGGACATCGGAAAAGAAAATCGTCGTCTTGGACGGCGGTTTTGCCACCCAGTTGAGTTGCCACGTGGACAAACCGATCGACGGAGATATCTTGTGGAGCTCCAGGTTCCTAGCGACTGATAAAGAAGCTGTGATAAATTCCCATCTTGATTTTCTCAGGG CCGGAGCTGATATTATCATGACCAACACGTACCAAGCAGACGTTAATTTGTACGCCCAACACTTAGACATGACCAGAGAACAAGGTTACAACCTTATTAAGGAATCGGTGGAGCTAGCCAAAACTGCCATCAAGAGATACGCCGAAGAGTTTCCGTTTTCCA GACAGCCCTTGATCGTTGGATCGGTGGGTCCGTACGGTGCTTCGCTGCACGATGGCTCGGAATATTCCGGCTCTTATGCGAAAACAACGCCTCTAGAAGTAATGAGAGAGTGGCACTTACCCAGGATAACCGCCCTAGTTGAAGGGGGTGTAGATATTTTGGGCCTGGAGACGATACCGTGCAAAGCTGAGGCATTAATGCTGGTGGAGTTATTGAAGGAAAAGTTTCCGGGGGTTAAAGCTTGGTTGTCGTTTAGTATCAGT tcAGATGGAAAGACGATAGCAAACGGGGATAATTTCCAGGAAACCGCAAAGTTGTGTTATGACACGAATCCTAGTCAGTTGGTGGCGGTTGGAGTGAACTGTTTGGCTCCCAGATTTGTGGAAAACTTAATATCTGGTATAAATAAGGATAGAAAAAAGAATCCCATTCCCCTTATTGTTTATCCCAACAGCGGTGAGAATTACAACGTGGAATTGGG TTGGATTAACAGGGACAAATGCGAGCCGGTTGAAACGTATGTGAGCAGGTGGCTGGACTTGGGTGTTACCTGGATAGGGGGTTGTTGTAGGACCTACGCGATAGACGTCAGCAGGATATGTAGGGAAGTGGAGAAGTGGAGGAGGAATGAACAGGAAAAGCAACATCCATCATCATGA
- the LOC109605464 gene encoding mediator of RNA polymerase II transcription subunit 11, giving the protein MERTAPMERIQVLDSIEKEIITCLHSASQVFLELSKEKSSLKQAENHTQMFLKTLSAVESKLTDQINYLTQVSTGQPHEGSGYASQKVLQMAWHRLEHARSRVNELDRIKVRHMQGRTSGRSAQQPNGAQMSTGTVSNMNPGPGT; this is encoded by the exons atggagcGAACTGCCCCAATGGAAAGGATCCAGGTGCTGGATTCGATTGAGAAGGAAATAATAACTTGTTTGCACAGTGCAA GCCAAGTATTCCTGGAACTTAGCAAGGAAAAATCCAGCTTGAAACAGGCGGAGAACCACACGCAAATGTTCCTTAAAACTTTGAGTGCTGTTGAAAGCAAACTAACAGATCAAATCAATTACCTAACCCAAGTATCTACTGGTCAACCACACGAGGGCTCAGGATATGCCTCACAAAAGGTGCTGCAAATGGCCTGGCATAGATTGGAACATGCTAGGTCTAGAGTAAATGAACTGGATAGAATTAAAGTGAGACACATGCAAGGAAGAACTTCTGGAAGGTCTGCTCAACAACCAAATGGTGCTCAAATGTCCACTGGGACTGTGTCAAATATGAATCCGGGACCaggaacataa
- the LOC109605462 gene encoding centromere/kinetochore protein zw10 codes for MSSLLAEVLSSAEKVEMQEIKTKVPELQTMMRNCKENILKYVDDTYAKMSHFPQQNADLLYKARKAHVEMDELKQTIEGLKKNDLVQASAEIKNLEEELKMVQLEVQLVLPLCEINEDLLAFDGFLVTKSYVKCMELVKKMLAMINSVPDNECLDALIELNSIIWTKREQLFGELHDVFTDSVITTSDDNKIVLKIKQNNTELEEALTALYIENNSKIYLLQKFVIFLRDEVLIALIDYVTQINIQNDMSFNILEIEKKAKKPDTYNNVFKRIECFIQFLFEHFNLELDSNTTTTSYIGTNLRDRLSELLINNCLERTIPSTMEGLEEYNVVIKDTEQLQKTLVKYNIFDENTMSIQDYANNINVLFINKKCLEYSKLAESIMKKDLHDMTEVGVPYDPNNPSGYDPASFHQCSVSKSVIELCTLCEKIMERAIDSSEVFCGPLVCTAQNIVYKYGSFVSEYHKRLLQTIPQQIALFYNNCDYLSHESSIWNSKYGEQLRSTLNLSKIFDNMKLMTIATSSFTTYVESQIAQINEIMKDAGLTGKSLSKLEPVTEKCVRQCLRQQELLKTVWSKVLSYTEYNRTLGVIFSSLCEFIVNAVVKFEDIPSDVAEQLVEIIKIILNRGPKLFTDPNEISLYVESWHRLNELNFVLGASLIGITDRWADGKGVLALYFKTAEMRQLIRALFQNTDKRAAVLLKFQDKYSDNV; via the coding sequence ATGTCAAGTTTATTAGCGGAAGTTTTGTCCTCCGCCGAGAAGGTGGAAATGCAAGAAATCAAAACAAAAGTGCCCGAATTACAAACAATGATGCGAAATTGCAAAGAAAACATACTGAAATATGTGGACGATACGTACGCCAAAATGAGCCACTTTCCGCAACAAAACGCCGATCTGTTGTACAAAGCAAGGAAGGCGCACGTTGAAATGGACGAACTTAAACAGACCATTGAGGGGTTGAAGAAAAATGATTTGGTGCAGGCGTctgctgaaataaaaaatctggaGGAGGAGCTGAAAATGGTCCAGTTGGAGGTGCAGCTAGTTTTGCCCTTGTGTGAGATCAATGAGGATCTGTTGGCATTCGATGGCTTTCTGGTCACAAAATCTTATGTTAAATGCATGGAACTGGTAAAAAAGATGCTTGCTATGATTAATTCTGTGCCAGATAATGAGTGCTTGGATgccttaattgaattaaacagTATCATATGGACAAAAAGGGAACAACTCTTTGGTGAATTGCATGATGTATTTACTGACAGTGTCATAACAACTAGTgatgacaataaaattgtactaaaaattaagcaaAACAACACTGAACTTGAAGAGGCACTCACAGCATTGTACATagaaaataactcaaaaatttatttgttacagaagtttgtcatatttttgaGAGATGAAGTATTAATTGCCTTAATTGATTATGTGactcaaataaatattcaaaatgatatgtcatttaatatattagaaatagaGAAGAAGGCAAAAAAACCAGACACTTACAACAATGTTTTCAAAAGGattgaatgttttatacagttcttgtttgaacattttaatttggaattgGATTCAAATACAACCACAACCTCATATATTGGCACAAACTTGAGAGACCGTTTATCagaattacttataaataattgtttggaAAGAACCATACCATCAACAATGGAAGGACTTGAAGAATATAATGTTGTAATTAAAGATACAGAACAACTACAGAAAACTTTAGTTAAGTATAATATCTTTGATGAAAACACAATGTCAATACAGGACTATGCcaacaacataaatgttttattcatcaaCAAGAAGTGCCTGGAATACAGCAAATTGGCAGAGTCAATTATGAAAAAGGATCTTCATGACATGACAGAAGTGGGAGTGCCTTATGATCCAAATAATCCATCAGGATATGACCCTGCATCTTTCCACCAATGCAGTGTTTCCAAAAGTGTCATTGAACTATGTACTCTTTGTGAGAAGATCATGGAGAGAGCCATTGATTCCAGTGAGGTGTTCTGTGGGCCTTTAGTCTGCACAGCACAGAACATTGTCTATAAATATGGCAGCTTTGTTTCAGAGTATCATAAAAGACTCCTTCAAACAATTCCACAACAGATTGCTTTGTTTTACAATAACTGTGACTACTTGTCTCATGAATCATCCATATGGAATTCCAAATATGGTGAACAACTGAGGAGTACATTAAATCTTTCAAAGATTTTTGACAACATGAAGCTAATGACAATTGCCACTTCCTCATTTACTACTTATGTAGAGAGTCAAATTGCCCAGATTAATGAGATTATGAAGGATGCAGGCTTGACAGGCAAGAGTTTGAGTAAACTGGAACCTGTTACAGAAAAATGTGTGAGGCAATGTTTGAGGCAACAAGAACTGCTTAAGACAGTTTGGTCAAAAGTTTTGTCTTATACAGAATATAACAGAACATTGGGAGTTATATTTAGCTCATTATGTGAGTTTATTGTCAATGCAGTTGTTAAATTTGAGGATATTCCTTCAGATGTGGCAGAACAATTggtggaaataataaaaataatccttAATAGAGGTCCCAAATTGTTTACAGATCCCAATGAAATTAGTCTTTATGTGGAAAGCTGGCATCGCTTGAATGAACTGAACTTTGTGCTGGGTGCCAGTTTGATTGGCATAACAGACAGATGGGCGGATGGAAAAGGAGTTTTGGCGTTGTATTTTAAAACGGCGGAAATGAGGCAATTAATCAGGGCTTTGTTCCAGAATACAGATAAGAGAGccgcagttttgttaaaatttcaagataaatatagtgataatgtttaa
- the LOC109605463 gene encoding uncharacterized protein LOC109605463, protein MASEPLIVEAIFSFKGNNNDELCFKKGDIITVTQQEDGGWWEGTLDEKTGWFPSNYVKECTDVPKPQIAQQSQYKGVVLNDLIDSEKAHVTELEGLVTNFLQPLEKSTILTSDEYKQLTGNIEEVLDAHQTLLGLIEVESSKPSNEQRVGKLFLNWAPKIKKIHQTYCSLHPRAVLILDKFKDELAKYMESKGAASPGVLVLTTMLSKPFRRLEKYSGMLQELERHVEESHPDRGDTQRSVAVYNEIATKCSAIRRQKELELQVLTGQIRGWEGQALTTLGDIIYMGSVAVGPQHHDRYFVLFPTTLLILSVSHRLSGFIYEGKLSLPPLTVTRLEDTAQYKNAFEISGPMIDKKVAVCQSKEEADRWVELFKKNQPRSSTASLNQKASPTQVQYVPQPPNPHLNLRGYSNRSSVVSYKTELNYKPTYPPEHYPPAAPYAGLTKYLHKKVKDKAITDKLLRQLLYSEYLNKMNLNLVKIRHHKSEIVIMTRDSHCRDSIINCDSESDSDSDDSDDGNIKRQNAMDDSDSGSSGSSSNPFGYIRYYNPQTGSEREENLRYESFIDYGEPVANTSGVLVVLEDEPKKKSVVMTSTATVQLVKQNSETSEASSCFASKPNLACIDIPNLDDNTQMNESLTVPQNYVPSTRQSCPTKFVGNKFNQSSLTTIYIPSWSNSDNNISCQTKPELSEHRESSSTTTHSSSLELPVNTVPLPDNMVAELLYNFDGHDFLKSDSQDSDVTEVSSTTVIKPPKMFSNAKKDGTSQTISLDLKNVGFRKHSINSDKPKRRSSIQINPEDLSKDNSNNKKSDIRRCVSSQFLKMSDPTARQSYCRCCMEACHSPRSSDSGMAGSCTLNSPDLANAAELSSMQERCSMDMSHLFQKYNDLTQFGGDSSRNVISLSEIEARDFESQCPCTSPFGSTPRTSCQPYTSENILTGSHESLRTSVTSSIDIQPRIHSTEIKLDPRPNPKCIEEWEAKPADGSAAVSQDVDELVAVEEETPVYRSGLYAHWWLKAKIPSSVLRGIYEGTRSPTTDVSTTSGTRRDGDGRPDGGGAGPTDGGRC, encoded by the exons ATGGCTAGTGAACCTCTAATTGTTGAAGCAATCTTCTCATTTAAGGGGAACAATAATGATGAG TTGTGCTTTAAAAAGGGTGACATCATCACCGTCACCCAACAAGAGGATGGGGGATGGTGGGAAGGTACCTTGGACGAAAAAACGGGCTGGTTCCCCAGTAACTACGTGAAAGAGTGCACAG ATGTACCCAAGCCGCAAATTGCACAACAAAGCCAATACAAGGGTGTTGTATTGAATGATCTCATCGATTCAGAAAAGGCACACGTCACAGAACTGGAAGGATTGGTCACCAATTTTCTACAACCACTTGAAAAGAGCacaat attaacaTCAGACGAATATAAGCAGTTAACTGGTAACATTGAGGAGGTCCTCGACGCCCACCAAACCCTCCTAGGACTTATAGAAGTGGAATCTAGCAAGCCCTCTAACGAACAGAGGGTTGGTAAGCTGTTCCTCAACTGGGCCCCCAAAATTAAGAAGATACATCAGACTTATTGCTCACTTCATCCTAGGGCGGTATTAATTTTGGACAAGTTCAA GGATGAATTGGCTAAGTACATGGAGTCGAAAGGGGCGGCCAGTCCCGGAGTGTTGGTTTTGACCACAATGTTGAGCAAACCGTTTAGAAGACTGGAAAAGTACTCTGGTATGTTACAGGAGCTGGAGAGGCACGTCGAAGAGTCTCATCCAGATCGAGGAGACACACAGAGATCGGTCGCCGTTTACAACGAAATAGCG acaaaatgcTCGGCTATAAGACGCCAGAAAGAACTAGAACTACAAGTATTGACTGGTCAAATTAGAGGTTGGGAAGGCCAAGCTTTGACAACTCTAGGTGATATCATTTATATGGGATCAGTGGCTGTCGGTCCCCAACACCACGACAGATACTTCGTACTGTTTCCCACGACTTTGCTCATACTTTCCGTTAGTCACAGGCTCAGCGGATTTATATACGAG GGAAAATTGTCGTTGCCTCCCTTGACTGTAACACGATTGGAGGACACGGCCCAATATAAAAATGCCTTTGAAATAAGCGGTCCCATGATCGACAAGAAAGTTGCCGTGTGTCAGAGTAAAGAAGAGGCTGACCGTTGGGTGGAACTGTTCAAGAAGAACCAGCCACGTAGTTCAACCGCAAGTTTAAACCAAAAGGCTTCCCCGACACAAGTGCAATATGTTCCTCAACCACCCAATCCCCAT CTAAACCTGCGAGGGTATTCGAATCGTTCGTCCGTAGTTAGTTACAAAACTGAGTTAAACTACAAGCCGACATATCCTCCGGAACATTATCCACCAGCTGCACCCTACGCAGGTCTCACCAAATATCTGCACAAAAAGGTGAAGGATAAAGCTATAACCGACAAACTGTTGCGACAATTATTGTACAGCGAGTATCTGAATAAGATGAACTTGAATCTGGTTAAAATTAGGCACCATAAGAGTGAAATTGTGATAATGACTAGGGATTCGCATTGTAGAGATAGCATAATTAATTGTGATAGTGAGTCAGACAGTGATTCGGACGACAGCGACGACGGCAACATTAAGCGTCAGAACGCAATGGATGACTCAGATTCCGGTAGTTCGGGAAGTTCCAGCAATCCTTTCGGTTACATTCGTTATTATAACCCACAAACCGGTTCAGAAAGGGAGGAGAACTTGAGGTACGAAAGCTTCATAGATTATGGTGAACCAGTTGCCAATACTAGTGGTGTTTTGGTTGTGCTGGAAGATGAGCCTAAAAAGAAGAGTGTTGTAATGACGTCAACTGCTACGGTGCAGTTGGTGAAGCAAAACTCGGAAACATCTGAGGCCAGCTCTTGTTTTGCTTCCAAGCCTAATTTGGCCTGCATAGATATACCGAATTTGGATGACAACACTCAAATGAACGAAAGTTTGACGGTGCCTCAAAATTACGTGCCCAGTACCAGGCAGAGTTGCCCTACCAAGTTTGTGGGCAATAAGTTTAACCAAAGTAGTTtgacaacaatttatataccTTCTTGGTCTAACAGTGATAACAACATCTCATGTCAGACAAAGCCAGAATTGAGCGAGCACAGAGAGTCCAGCAGTACTACAACACATTCTAGCAGCTTAGAACTGCCCGTAAATACAGTTCCTCTGCCGGACAACATGGTTGCTGAATTGCTGTACAATTTTGACGGTCATGACTTCTTGAAATCCGACTCCCAGGATAGTGATGTGACTGAAGTGTCATCCACCACTGTTATAAAACCACCGAAGATGTTTTCCAATGCGAAAAAGGACGGAACATCCCAGACAATaagtttagatttaaaaaacgtAGGATTCCGCAAGCACAGTATTAATTCGGACAAGCCCAAGCGGCGTTCGAGTATCCAAATTAACCCAGAAGATCTCAGTAAAGACAacagtaacaataaaaaaagtgaTATAAGACGTTGCGTGAGCTCTCAATTCCTTAAAATGTCCGACCCGACGGCCAGGCAATCGTATTGCAGGTGTTGCATGGAAGCATGTCATAGTCCCCGTTCCTCCGACTCCGGTATGGCGGGCAGTTGCACCCTAAACTCCCCCGACTTGGCCAACGCCGCCGAACTGTCCTCGATGCAGGAACGCTGCAGCATGGACATGTCCCACTTGTTCCAAAAGTACAACGATCTAACCCAATTCGGCGGCGACAGCAGCAGGAACGTGATCTCGTTGAGCGAGATCGAAGCCAGGGACTTCGAGTCGCAGTGTCCGTGCACGTCGCCGTTCGGCTCGACGCCCCGCACCTCCTGCCAGCCGTACACGTCCGAAAACATTCTGACCGGATCTCACGAGAGCCTGCGCACGTCCGTCACCTCCAGTATTGACATACAACCCCGCATCCATTCCACTGAAATCAAGCTCGATCCCCGCCCTAATCCCAAGTGCATTGAGGAGTGGGAGGCCAAGCCGGCGGACGGTTCCGCGGCGGTTTCGCAGGATGTCGACGAACTGGTGGCGGTGGAGGAGGAGACCCCGGTATACCGGTCGGGACTATACGCCCATTGGTGGCTGAAAGCCAAAATTCCCAGCAGCGTGTTGAGGGGCATTTACGAGGGCACGCGGTCACCCACTACAG